Part of the Pseudothermotoga sp. genome, GTAGTTTAAAGCATGGAGTACAGCCTTTCGGAAATTCACATCGTTCATCGGGGCTTTTCTGTGATTGAACATCACTACGTTCACCACGCCACCCTCGATGAGAGCAACCTTCACGTTGGGATACTTGGTGGGATTCTCCATGACCTGTTTAGCCAACTCTGGATCAAGATTCCAGAAAAGATAATCGTAGTCACCCTTCACTAATCCCAAAAATCCCATGGTCTCATCTTGGACCGTATGAAAAACTACGGTTTGCAAATACTGGGGTGCATCTGGATGATCTTTGAAAAACTTTAAAACAACACTCTGTGGAGTCAATTTTTCGAAAGCGAGTAAACCGCTACCGATTGGTCTTTCAATGTTCGGGAATTCCAGTGGTTTTTCGATCTTTTCCCAGACAGCTTTCGGGATGATCGGTATCGCCATGGGTGCAAAAGAGAGCATCGAAACGTTCATCGTTCTGAAAGTGAGCTTCACGGTTTTCTCGTCCATTTTCTCAGCACCTGTCAGGTAAGCAAGGATCGGACCGAGTGGGAGTCTCTTTTGAAGGATGTAATTGAACGAGAAAACCACATCGTCGGCCGTAACGGGTGAACCGTTGTGGAATTTTCTGTCTCTCAACCTCAAGATCAAACTGTTGTTCGAAAAGTCCACCTGGAAGTCTTGAGCTAAAGCTCCCACGATTTGACCAGAACGTTCCGTCAAAAGCGTCTCATAAAGATAACCAACGACGATGCGCTCAGCGGAAGATTTTACCAAAAAGGGATTCAAAGACCTCACTTCACCTAAAACTGCCACGTTGAGCTGGGAGCAAAGCATCGAAGATACAACCACTACGAGTAGCGTTAGTATGAGAACTCGTTTCATTCTCTACACCCCCTTCGAATTTCGTTTGTTATTATTATACAGGAGGTGCTTCGATTGAGAACAGAATGGCTTGGTAAGATGGCATTTCTTGCTTACACAGATTCAAACAGGCAAATTTTGATGGATGCGAAGAAAGAAAACGGAGGCTTATCCGCAGGACCAAGTCCGATGGAACTCGTACTCGCAGCACTCACAGGTTGTACCGGTATTGATGTGATCTCGATACTTTCCAAAATGAAAGTGATCGACGAGGTGGAAAGTTTTAGAATGGAAGTTTCAGCGGATCGCGCGCAAGATCATCCAAAAGTGTACACGAAGATCCATTTGAAGTATATCTTCAAATTCAAAAACCAACCACTCAAAGAACAGGTTGAAAAGGCTGTCCAGCTTTCACAGGAGAAGTATTGTAGCGTCTCTGGTATGTTGAAAAAATCCGCAGATCTAACTTACGAGATCATCTATGAATGAGGTGAACTCATGCTTTTAGCGAGTTTCAAATTTTTCAGCACAACGATCGAAATCGTTCAAGATGATATCACGAAACAGGACACCGAGGTCATAGTGAACGCCGCTAACTCTCATTTGAAACACGGTGGAGGCGTGGCCGGCGCGATAGTCCGCGCAGGTGGGGAAGAAATACAAAAGGAAAGCGACGAATATGTGAAAAAGAATGGACCAGTTCCAGTTTCAGAGGTAGCAGTCACTAAAGCAGGAAAACTGAGAGCGAAATACATTTTTCACGCTGTCGGTCCCAGATGGGGTGAGGGGAACGAACACGAAAAACTCTACAGAACCGTTCAGAACATTTTGAAAAAGGCGGAGCAAATGAGTGTAACTTCGATCAGTATTCCGGCTATAAGTAGCGG contains:
- a CDS encoding ABC transporter substrate-binding protein, which gives rise to MKRVLILTLLVVVVSSMLCSQLNVAVLGEVRSLNPFLVKSSAERIVVGYLYETLLTERSGQIVGALAQDFQVDFSNNSLILRLRDRKFHNGSPVTADDVVFSFNYILQKRLPLGPILAYLTGAEKMDEKTVKLTFRTMNVSMLSFAPMAIPIIPKAVWEKIEKPLEFPNIERPIGSGLLAFEKLTPQSVVLKFFKDHPDAPQYLQTVVFHTVQDETMGFLGLVKGDYDYLFWNLDPELAKQVMENPTKYPNVKVALIEGGVVNVVMFNHRKAPMNDVNFRKAVLHALNYVELVEKVYGGLADIASLGLIPKRAKVVYDESVGTVQQNLPLAKEFLKKSNYDGRKLTLLVSSDRRSMDTAEYIKLYLKNVGIEVELDVQGPEGLTTKLKKADFDLALHAYNLGSHPEMAFYHLHSSRGTMKDGQVTGFNYGGVSIKELDSALESIWMAFSENERIQAFKNLQKLIAEFVPVVPILVPVDIEAYSVKNFTGWIVSPTEGVMNVESLKSLKPVR
- a CDS encoding macro domain-containing protein, which gives rise to MLLASFKFFSTTIEIVQDDITKQDTEVIVNAANSHLKHGGGVAGAIVRAGGEEIQKESDEYVKKNGPVPVSEVAVTKAGKLRAKYIFHAVGPRWGEGNEHEKLYRTVQNILKKAEQMSVTSISIPAISSGIFGFPKDQCAEVFFKAITDFLTERQNTCLKLIRLCNIDEETSRIFLSVFERSGR
- a CDS encoding OsmC family protein; amino-acid sequence: MRTEWLGKMAFLAYTDSNRQILMDAKKENGGLSAGPSPMELVLAALTGCTGIDVISILSKMKVIDEVESFRMEVSADRAQDHPKVYTKIHLKYIFKFKNQPLKEQVEKAVQLSQEKYCSVSGMLKKSADLTYEIIYE